CTGACCTACTTCGCCCGCGACGCGGCCCGCAAGCTGCGCGCCGAGGGCTGATCCGCCGCATGCGCATCTTCCACATCCTGCCCGACCAGTTCACCGAACTCGCCGAGCTGCCCGCCCAGCTGCCGGCCACCGGCTACCTGTGGGTGGGCTCGGCCCGTCGCGAGTTCGAGGTCAGCACGCCCACGCTGCAGGCGGCGCTGCAGCGCTGGACGGGCGGGCAGCTGGTGGACCTGCACATCGCCGACCTGCTCAACAGCCAGCTGCCGTCCCACTTCGACTACACCTCGTGGTACGACCTGATGGTGTTCCGCCGGCTCGCGGCCGGCGCGGGCACCAACGGCCTGTTCCTCGACGAGACCACCGGCACGCACAGCTCTGCCAAGAAAGCACTCGCCGCCATCGACACCAGCCCGGTGGGCTTCGCGGTGTTCGACGGCGTGCTGATCACCGTGCACCCCACCGATTGCATGGTGCGCGATTTCTTCGCGAACAAGCTGCAGCAGATGACCGTGGGCGCGGAACCCCGGCAGGACCAGCGCCCCGCGCTGATGCGCCTGCCCACCACGCCGGCCGACCTGATGCTGCGCATGATCAACCACATGGTCGACAGCTACCTCGAGCTGCGCCGGCTGCTCACGAAGCAGCTCGACCAGCTGCAGCAGGAGCTGCTGAACCCGCGCAGCCACTTCGACAGCTGGCAGGTGTTCCTCGATTCGCGCAACGCGCTGCACCTGCTGGAAGACACCTGCGAGGACCAGCGCAGCGCGATCGTCGAGTGGATCGACGCACTCGATGAATGGCCGGGCGAGGCCGACCCGCAGGCCACGCGAGAGCGCGAGCTGCTGCGGGTGCGCTCGCGCGACGTGCTCGAGCACATCGAGCGCGTGCTGGCCCACGTGCGTCGGCTCGAGTCGTCGGCCGAGGCCGCGGTGCAGATGCACTTCTCGGCCCAGAGCAACCGCACGAACGACATCATGCGCACGCTCACCGTGCTGACCGCCATCTTCATGCCGCTGAACCTGATCACCGGGTTCTTCGGCATGAACTTCGACGCACTGCCACTCATCCACAGCAGCACCGGCGTGTGGGCGGCCACGGTGGTGATGGTGCTCGTGGGCATCGCGCTCGGGTGGTTCTTCTGGCGCAAGCGGTACCTGAGCACCTCGCGGCGGCCCTGAGCGCCGTCACACAAGGTTCACGCGTTTCCGTCGCGCCCGCGACACGTTCCCGGCCGTTCGCACGCGAGGATGGAGGCCTCTGTGTTTCACGAGGCCCCGCCATGGACATCCTCTGCCACACGTTCGCCGTCGACCGCGGCGACCTCTCGCGCACCGCGGTGCTGTCGAACACCGAAGCGCCCCCGGCCCCCGGCGAGGTGGTGCTGAGGGTCGACACCTTCGCGCTGACCGCGAACAACACCACGTACGCCGACCTCGGCGACCAGCTCGGCTACTGGCGCTTCTTCCCCGCCGAGGCACCGTGGGGCGTGGTCCCCGCCTGGGGATTCGCCGACGTGATCGCATCGGCGTGCGACGGCATCGCACCCGGTGAACGGCTCTACGGCTACTGGCCCATGGCCACGCACGCGCGGCTCACGCCGGTGCGCCTGACCCCCGACAGCCTGGTCGACGCCACCGGACACCGGCAGGCGCTGCCCGCGGCCTACAACCTGTACCTGCGCACGTCGGGCGACCCGGCCTGGCGCCCGGACCTGGAGGCCATCCAGGCGCTGCTGCGCCCGGTGTTCATCACGTCGTTCCTGATCGACGACCTGCTCGGCGACGTCACGCCGCCGCCCGAGCAGGTGGTGCTGACCAGCGCGTCGAGCAAGACGGCCCTCGGCCTCGCGTGGCTGCTGCAGCAGCGGGGCATGGCCGTGGCCGGGCTCACGTCGGCGGCGAACCTCGCGTTCGTCCAGGGCCTCGGCTGTTTCGGCACGGTGCTGCCCTACGACCGGCTCGACGCGCTGCCGCGCGGCCTGTGTTCCGCCACGGTGGACTTCGCCGGCAGCGGCACACTGCGCCAGCGCGTGCGGGACCACCTCGACGATCCGTCGGCCTGGCGCCTCGCCGTGGGCTTCACGCACCGCGACGCCACGCCCGAGGCCCACCCGCCCCCGTTCTTCTCGGCGGCGGACCGGCTGCGCCAGCGCGGGCGCGACTGGGGACGCGACGAGATCGCGCGGCGCGTGGCCGACCGCTGGGCGGACTTCGCGCCATGGGTGGCGCAACGGCTCACCGTGCAGGCCGGCCGGGGCCTGGCGGACGTGGAGGCGGTGTACCGGCAGTTGCTGGCCGGCGGCGTGCCCGCGAACGTCGGGCACGTGCTGTCGCCAGCAGCCTAGCGGCGGCGATAGGGGTCGGCGAAGCCGAGGTCCGCGAGCACCTCGGTTTCGCGCGCTTCCATCACCTCGGCCTCGTCGTCCGCTTCGTGGTCGTACCCCTGCGCATGCAACGTGCCGTGCACCAGCAGGTGGGCGTAATGGGCCTCGAGCGTCACCTTCTCGGCGGCCGCCTCGGTCTCGACCACCGGCGCGCACAGGATCAGGTCCGCCACCACCACGGGCTCGTGGCTGTAGTCGAACGTCAGCACGTTGGTGGCGTAGTCCTTCTGGCGGAAGTCGCGGTTGAGCGCCTGGCCTTCCTCGGCGTCGACGATGCGCACGGTGATCTCGGCCGGCGACTCGAGCGCGGCGCGGATCCAGCGGATCACCTTGTGCCGCGGCAGGTGCGCGCGGTGGCGCGGGTCGGCGAACTGAAGGGACAGGGAGAGGTCGGGGCGTGCCATGGCGGAACGGAGGATCAGTTGCGGTCGCTGGAGGCGATGTCGTAGGCCTCGACGATGCGCGCCACGAGCGGGTGGCGCACGACGTCGGCGGACGTGAAGCGGGTGGTGGCCACGCCGCGCACGCGGCGCAGCACGCGCTCGGCGTCGATCAGGCCGCTGTCGACGCCGCGGGGCAGGTCGATCTGGCTCACGTCGCCGGTGACCACGCAGCGGCTGCCGAAGCCGAGCCGGGTGAGGAACATCTTCATCTGCTCGCGGGTGGTGTTCTGCGCCTCGTCGAGGATCACGAACGCGTGGTTCAGCGTGCGGCCGCGCATGAACGCGAGCGGGGCGATCTCGATCTGGCCCTTCTCGAACGCCCGGCCCACCTTGTCGAAGCCCATCAGGTCGTACAGCGCGTCGTACAACGGGCGCAGGTACGGGTCGACCTTCTGCGAGAGGTCGCCCGGCAGGAAGCCGAGCCGCTCGCCCGCCTCGACGGCCGGGCGCGACAGGATGATGCGCTGCACCGCGCTGCGTTCGAGCGCGTCCACCGCGCACGCCACCGCGAGGAAGGTCTTGCCGGTGCCGGCCGGGCCGATGCCGAACGTGATGTCGTGCTGCTGGATGTTGTTCAGGTACAGCCGCTGGTTGTCGGTGCGGCCGATCAGGTCGGCGCGCCGGGTGCGCAGCGCCGGGCCGGTGTCGCGTCCGTCGGCCTTCGGGGGGCGGCCGCGCTCGGTGTCCATCAGCGAGAGCTGGAACTCCTCGTGCGGGATGGGCGCGTCGGCGCGGGCGTAGAGCGCCTGCAGCAGCGCCATCGCCCGCTCGGCCGACACCTTGGGCCCCTCGACGCGGAAGAACTCGTTGCGCCGGGAGATGCTGACGCCGAGCACCGTCTCCATGTCGCGGAGGTGGCCGTCCATGCTGCCGCACAGGTGCGAGAGCCGGTTGTTGTCGACGGGAAGGAACTCGTGGCGCAGGATCACGGGCGGGTGGCTTTCGGGTGGGAACGGCGGCGGAGGCCCCCCGCGAAACGGGGGGGCCGGCCGCGGATTGTCGCCCGGGCCGCGGCCGGTTGCACGCGGCAACTCCTGCACAATGACCGGCCATGCACCCCCACACCCGCCCCGCCCGGGCCATCGACCGCTTCGCCGCCGCGCTTCGCGCCCTGCTGCTGTGCCTGCTCGCCGGGGTGGTGCTGCCCTGCGCCGCCCAGGCCGATCCACCGGCCATGACGATCGAGGGCGAGCTGCGCATCTTCAATTCGGCACTGACCGTGGCCGGCGACGACGCCCACTTCCCCGCCGACCGCGCGATGCGCAAGGTGCGCCTGCCCGACGACTGGTGGACCAGCCGCCCCAAGGAAGACGGCCCCGTCTGGTACCGCGTGCAGTTCGAGGCGCCGGCCCAGCCGAGCCGCCTGATGGCCGTCTACATGGAACGGGTGTGCAGCAACGCCGAGGTCTACCTGAACGGCCAGATGGTGTTCAGCGGCGGCAGCATGGTCGAGCCCCTCACCCGCAACTGCTACTACCCGCAGCTGGCCGCGCTGCCGTCGGCGCTGCTGCGCGACGGCACCAACGTGCT
This genomic stretch from Piscinibacter gummiphilus harbors:
- a CDS encoding CorA family divalent cation transporter codes for the protein MRIFHILPDQFTELAELPAQLPATGYLWVGSARREFEVSTPTLQAALQRWTGGQLVDLHIADLLNSQLPSHFDYTSWYDLMVFRRLAAGAGTNGLFLDETTGTHSSAKKALAAIDTSPVGFAVFDGVLITVHPTDCMVRDFFANKLQQMTVGAEPRQDQRPALMRLPTTPADLMLRMINHMVDSYLELRRLLTKQLDQLQQELLNPRSHFDSWQVFLDSRNALHLLEDTCEDQRSAIVEWIDALDEWPGEADPQATRERELLRVRSRDVLEHIERVLAHVRRLESSAEAAVQMHFSAQSNRTNDIMRTLTVLTAIFMPLNLITGFFGMNFDALPLIHSSTGVWAATVVMVLVGIALGWFFWRKRYLSTSRRP
- the ybeY gene encoding rRNA maturation RNase YbeY — protein: MARPDLSLSLQFADPRHRAHLPRHKVIRWIRAALESPAEITVRIVDAEEGQALNRDFRQKDYATNVLTFDYSHEPVVVADLILCAPVVETEAAAEKVTLEAHYAHLLVHGTLHAQGYDHEADDEAEVMEARETEVLADLGFADPYRRR
- a CDS encoding PhoH family protein; the encoded protein is MILRHEFLPVDNNRLSHLCGSMDGHLRDMETVLGVSISRRNEFFRVEGPKVSAERAMALLQALYARADAPIPHEEFQLSLMDTERGRPPKADGRDTGPALRTRRADLIGRTDNQRLYLNNIQQHDITFGIGPAGTGKTFLAVACAVDALERSAVQRIILSRPAVEAGERLGFLPGDLSQKVDPYLRPLYDALYDLMGFDKVGRAFEKGQIEIAPLAFMRGRTLNHAFVILDEAQNTTREQMKMFLTRLGFGSRCVVTGDVSQIDLPRGVDSGLIDAERVLRRVRGVATTRFTSADVVRHPLVARIVEAYDIASSDRN
- a CDS encoding DUF2855 family protein yields the protein MDILCHTFAVDRGDLSRTAVLSNTEAPPAPGEVVLRVDTFALTANNTTYADLGDQLGYWRFFPAEAPWGVVPAWGFADVIASACDGIAPGERLYGYWPMATHARLTPVRLTPDSLVDATGHRQALPAAYNLYLRTSGDPAWRPDLEAIQALLRPVFITSFLIDDLLGDVTPPPEQVVLTSASSKTALGLAWLLQQRGMAVAGLTSAANLAFVQGLGCFGTVLPYDRLDALPRGLCSATVDFAGSGTLRQRVRDHLDDPSAWRLAVGFTHRDATPEAHPPPFFSAADRLRQRGRDWGRDEIARRVADRWADFAPWVAQRLTVQAGRGLADVEAVYRQLLAGGVPANVGHVLSPAA